The Bacteroidales bacterium genome has a window encoding:
- a CDS encoding glycosyltransferase family 2 protein: MIRIAVVILNWNGEKFLREFFPQVVSCSPPDTEIIVADNGSTDGSLGYIRKMFPGVRIIDNERNTGFASGYNLALKHVDSDYYILLNNDILVTPNWIPPVIRLMESDPTIAACQPKIRSFSERNKFEYAGAAGGFIDRLGYPFCQGRIFQSLEEDHGQYDDQKEIFWATGACMFIKAELFHRFGGFDDDFFAHMEEIDLCWRLKNLNYRIMYCPESTVYHVGGGSLPKRSSFKTYLNIRNNIIMLYKNLPDPRRRRVLAIRFFMDILASFKFLIDGGFKDFWAVFKAYAAFYSTMKQSRKKRSALIQSRSSQIYKGYVVFDHYLRRKKKFSQLDRGFT; this comes from the coding sequence TTGATACGGATTGCGGTCGTCATATTGAATTGGAATGGGGAAAAGTTCCTGAGAGAGTTTTTTCCCCAGGTCGTCAGCTGCTCCCCGCCTGATACGGAAATCATCGTTGCAGACAATGGATCAACCGATGGATCATTAGGGTATATCCGTAAAATGTTCCCAGGGGTAAGAATAATTGACAACGAACGAAATACCGGATTTGCTTCCGGCTATAACCTGGCATTGAAACACGTGGATTCCGATTATTATATCTTACTGAACAACGACATACTGGTAACGCCAAACTGGATACCACCGGTAATACGCCTGATGGAGAGTGATCCCACTATCGCTGCCTGCCAGCCTAAAATACGATCGTTCAGTGAACGGAATAAATTCGAGTATGCCGGAGCAGCAGGAGGATTCATTGACCGCCTCGGGTATCCGTTTTGCCAGGGCAGAATCTTCCAATCCCTCGAGGAAGATCACGGCCAGTATGATGATCAAAAAGAGATCTTCTGGGCCACTGGAGCCTGCATGTTCATCAAGGCCGAACTTTTTCACAGGTTTGGCGGCTTTGATGATGATTTTTTTGCCCATATGGAAGAGATTGACCTTTGCTGGCGGTTAAAAAATTTGAATTACAGGATCATGTACTGCCCCGAATCCACGGTTTACCACGTGGGTGGGGGAAGTCTTCCCAAGAGATCATCCTTCAAGACCTACCTGAACATCCGAAATAACATCATCATGCTCTATAAAAACCTGCCGGATCCCAGGAGAAGGCGGGTTTTGGCCATCCGGTTCTTCATGGATATCCTGGCTTCCTTTAAATTTCTGATCGATGGGGGATTTAAGGATTTCTGGGCTGTTTTCAAAGCCTATGCAGCGTTCTATTCAACCATGAAGCAATCCAGAAAGAAACGATCAGCCCTGATCCAGTCGCGAAGCTCTCAGATATACAAAGGCTATGTTGTCTTTGATCATTACCTCAGGCGGAAGAAAAAGTTTTCGCAGCTTGACAGGGGCTTCACCTGA